A part of Roseitalea porphyridii genomic DNA contains:
- a CDS encoding sensor histidine kinase produces MVSMEQGTPRSLLTRTLGGGHIGPAGGIAVVAAALVTASVSFVILIGLTPIQPDNSVTLTAIVINGLFVAALLVLIGLELRNIWQARRDRKAASRLHLRIVSMFSIVAAAPAIVVAVVAAVTLDLGLDRWFEIRTQTIVDSSIQVAESYVNEAAVNLRDSTINMAFALDQRRTLFNLDRNGFRLLLTQQARGRGMLGASVIRPDGSVIHSADIEVDRPLPLPPADALAAAGDGTPVIIPPGRTNLVGAVIQLREIEDALLYTLRTVDAGALDAVRLMQQNRTEYQNLEANQGTVQIAFALLYFGLTLILLLSAIWTGIAVANRIVRPIRQLINASDEVGRGNLEVRVPVRATDGDIAHLGETFNGMLGQLKSQRDEILSAKDVIDKRRRFSEAVLSGVSAGVLGVDDRGRISVANRSAATILNGGRPIETGATLKDVAPPVHAGFVQAIRSRRADYRAPVAFTDRDGRERVLNIQVNFDRQPAGQQGAPTRTHVVTVDDVSDLVEAQRSSAWADVARRIAHEIKNPLTPIQLSAERIKRRYGKAIDPDDREVFDQCTDTIIRQVGDIGRMVDEFSSFARMPKPVMASQDLRETIREAAFLVEVSRNEITVERDLPDEPLPVTFDARLVGQAIGNVIKNASEAIEARLAGHDNAELAGHILVRGYRTPDGGHVHVDVIDNGRGLPAQNRSKLLEPYMTTREKGTGLGLAIVRKVMEDHAGALELHDAPADFHDGIGAMVRLVFPLRANAPTGNAGDIEQAATAPQAAAREGRPEVTS; encoded by the coding sequence ATGGTTTCGATGGAGCAGGGCACGCCCCGCTCGCTACTGACGCGAACCCTTGGCGGCGGGCATATCGGCCCGGCCGGCGGGATCGCCGTGGTCGCCGCCGCGCTCGTCACCGCCAGCGTCTCGTTCGTCATCCTGATCGGACTGACCCCGATCCAGCCCGACAACAGCGTCACGCTGACGGCGATCGTCATCAACGGCCTGTTCGTGGCCGCGCTACTGGTGCTGATCGGTCTCGAACTGCGCAACATCTGGCAGGCGCGCCGCGACCGCAAGGCGGCGTCCCGGCTGCATCTGCGCATCGTGAGCATGTTCTCGATCGTCGCCGCCGCGCCGGCGATCGTCGTCGCCGTCGTCGCCGCGGTCACGCTCGATCTGGGACTGGATCGCTGGTTCGAGATCAGGACGCAGACCATCGTCGACAGTTCGATCCAGGTGGCCGAATCCTACGTCAACGAGGCCGCGGTCAATCTGCGTGATTCGACCATCAACATGGCCTTCGCGCTCGATCAGCGCCGCACGCTGTTCAATCTGGACCGCAACGGCTTCCGGCTCCTGCTGACGCAGCAGGCGCGCGGGCGTGGCATGCTCGGCGCCTCGGTGATCCGCCCCGACGGCAGCGTCATCCATTCCGCCGACATCGAGGTCGACCGGCCGCTGCCGCTGCCGCCCGCCGATGCGCTCGCCGCCGCCGGTGACGGCACGCCCGTCATCATCCCGCCTGGACGCACCAACCTCGTCGGCGCCGTCATCCAGCTTCGCGAGATCGAGGATGCGCTGCTCTACACGCTGCGCACGGTCGACGCCGGCGCCCTCGACGCCGTGCGGCTTATGCAGCAGAACCGCACAGAATACCAGAACCTTGAAGCCAACCAGGGCACGGTGCAGATCGCCTTCGCGCTGCTCTATTTCGGCCTGACGCTGATCCTGCTGCTGTCGGCGATCTGGACCGGTATCGCCGTCGCCAACCGGATCGTCCGGCCGATCCGCCAGCTCATCAACGCCTCCGACGAGGTCGGTCGCGGCAATCTGGAGGTGCGCGTGCCGGTGCGCGCCACCGACGGCGACATCGCCCATCTGGGCGAGACGTTCAACGGCATGCTCGGGCAGCTCAAGAGCCAGCGCGACGAGATCCTGAGCGCCAAGGATGTCATCGACAAGCGCCGGCGCTTTTCCGAGGCCGTGCTCTCGGGCGTCTCGGCCGGGGTGCTGGGCGTCGACGATCGCGGCCGCATCAGCGTCGCCAACCGCTCGGCGGCGACGATCCTGAACGGCGGCCGGCCGATCGAGACCGGCGCGACGCTGAAGGACGTGGCCCCGCCCGTTCACGCCGGCTTCGTCCAGGCGATCCGGTCGCGCCGGGCCGACTATCGCGCGCCTGTGGCCTTCACCGATCGCGACGGCCGCGAACGTGTCCTCAACATCCAGGTCAATTTCGACCGGCAGCCGGCCGGCCAGCAGGGGGCGCCGACGCGGACCCATGTCGTCACCGTCGACGACGTCTCCGATCTGGTCGAGGCGCAGCGCTCGAGCGCCTGGGCCGATGTCGCCCGCCGCATCGCCCACGAGATCAAGAATCCGCTGACGCCGATCCAGCTGTCGGCCGAGCGCATCAAGCGCCGCTACGGCAAGGCGATCGATCCCGATGACCGGGAAGTGTTCGACCAGTGCACCGACACGATCATCCGGCAGGTCGGCGACATCGGCCGGATGGTCGACGAATTCTCCTCGTTCGCGCGCATGCCCAAGCCGGTCATGGCGAGCCAGGACCTGCGCGAGACGATCCGCGAGGCGGCGTTCCTCGTCGAGGTCAGCCGCAACGAGATCACGGTCGAGCGCGATCTGCCCGACGAGCCGCTGCCCGTCACCTTCGACGCCCGGCTTGTTGGCCAGGCGATCGGCAATGTCATCAAGAATGCCTCGGAAGCCATCGAGGCCCGGCTTGCCGGTCACGACAATGCCGAACTCGCCGGTCATATCCTTGTGCGCGGCTACCGCACGCCCGACGGTGGCCACGTCCATGTCGATGTGATCGACAACGGAAGGGGGCTGCCGGCGCAGAACCGGTCCAAGCTGCTCGAACCCTACATGACCACGCGCGAGAAGGGCACGGGCCTCGGCCTTGCCATCGTCCGCAAGGTCATGGAGGACCATGCCGGCGCGCTCGAACTGCACGATGCGCCGGCCGATTTCCACGATGGCATCGGCGCCATGGTGCGGCTCGTCTTTCCGCTGCGTGCGAATGCGCCCACCGGAAACGCCGGCGACATCGAACAAGCCGCCACGGCGCCGCAGGCCGCCGCGCGGGAAGGACGTCCGGAGGTCACCTCATGA